A window of Hippoglossus stenolepis isolate QCI-W04-F060 chromosome 18, HSTE1.2, whole genome shotgun sequence contains these coding sequences:
- the abl1 gene encoding tyrosine-protein kinase ABL1 isoform X3 — translation MKMLEICLKLVGCKSKKGLSSSSSCYLEALQRPDFEGQGLTEAARWNSKENLLAGPSENDPNLFVALYDFVASGDNTLSITKGEKLRVLGYNHNGEWCEAQTKNGQGWVPSNYITPVNSLEKHSWYHGPVSRNAAEYLLSSGINGSFLVRESESSPGQRSISLRYEGRVYHYRINTASDGKLYVSSESRFNTLAELVHHHSTVADGLITTLHYPAPKRNKPTIYGVSPNYDKWEMERTDITMKHKLGGGQYGEVYEGVWKKYNLTVAVKTLKEDTMEVEEFLKEAAVMKEIKHPNLVQLLGVCTREPPFYIITEFMTHGNLLDYLRECNREEVNAVVLLHMATQISSAMEYLEKKNFIHRDLAARNCLVGENHLVKVADFGLSRLMTGDTYTAHAGAKFPIKWTAPESLAYNKFSIKSDVWAFGVLLWEIATYGMSPYPGIDLSQVYELLEKDYRMDRPEGCPEKVYELMRACWRWNPSERPSFAETHQAFETMFQESSISDEVEKELGKKGKKSTLGPTQKAPELPTKTRTLRKNMDNRDGDSPDPTDPETAVSSPMLPRKARPLLDNNLNEDDRLLPKDKDKDKTRGSGLLSLIKKKKKNAPAPPKRSSSFREMDVHHDRRGVTPDLRDTDNFNNGASLAINDNTHGHDSSKFLNTNNNGPGGMTNGAPTYPGPLFPRKKGAPAVPGPGGKAATTPPSEEESMSNSKRFLWSSSMPSGSNGKEWRSVTLPRDLGQRHFDSGTFGGKPALPRKRTSEQKGENTPRMGTLTPPPRLTTSSDVSSAFLGKDTDPSPGSSPQALTPKVVRRPGLPGLENSKTSALHAELLKPNVFPAMGAAGEECRARRNKHAGDSSSVRERGKIQKPKPAPPPPPTNSKTGKISRSPTQDLPSPSSTTSDFKAKGLPSVSEPHHTTTASDQARSALSEGSKKLPLGSTSKPQPLKTSSSSPSVSTSLSSQSLGGFSSSLSSPGDQSSPTAFIPLVNTRRSLRKTAPRQASERTPNSAVTREMVLEGTELLRAAICRNSEQTGSHSAVLEAGKNLSKYCVSYVDSIQQMRNKFAFREAINKLECSLRELQICPTATGGANSQQDFSKLLSSVKEISDIVQR, via the exons CTCTCCAAAGGCCAGACTTTGAGGGTCAGGGTCTGACAGAAGCGGCCCGGTGGAACTCCAAAGAGAATCTGTTGGCTGGACCCAGTGAGAATGACCCCAACCTGTTTGTGGCACTCTACGACTTTGTGGCCAGTGGCGACAACACACTCAGCATTACCAAAG GAGAGAAGCTGCGCGTGCTGGGTTACAACCACAATGGCGAGTGGTGCGAGGCACAGACCAAGAATGGCCAGGGTTGGGTGCCATCCAACTACATCACACCGGTCAACAGCCTGGAGAAGCACAGCTGGTACCACGGACCCGTGTCACGCAATGCTGCAGAGTACCTGCTCAGCTCGGGCATCAACGGAAGCTTTCTGGTCCGCGAGAGCGAGAGCAGCCCCGGTCAGAGGTCAATATCTCTGCGGTACGAGGGGAGAGTCTACCATTACAGGATTAACACTGCGTCTGATGGCAAG CTGTACGTCTCGTCAGAAAGCCGTTTCAACACACTGGCGGAGCTGGTGCACCACCACTCCACAGTGGCCGATGGCCTCATCACCACGCTACACTACCCGGCGCCGAAGCGCAACAAGCCTACCATCTACGGGGTTTCCCCCAACTATGATAAGTGGGAGATGGAGCGCACTGACATCACCATGAAGCACAAGCTGGGCGGGGGCCAGTACGGGGAGGTGTACGAGGGCGTGTGGAAGAAGTACAACCTCACCGTGGCCGTCAAGACACTCAAG GAGGACAcgatggaggtggaggagtttCTTAAAGAGGCTGCTGTTATGAAAGAGATCAAACACCCCAACCTCGTGCAATTGTTAg GTGTGTGTACACGGGAGCCACCGTTTTACATCATCACAGAGTTCATGACCCACGGGAACCTCCTCGACTACCTGAGAGAGTGCAATAGAGAGGAGGTGAACGCCGTGGTGCTGCTTCACATGGCCACGCAGATCTCCTCTGCCatggagtacctggagaaaaaaaactttatccACAG GGACTTAGCTGCCCGTAACTGTCTGGTTGGGGAGAACCACCTGGTGAAGGTGGCCGACTTTGGTCTGAGCAGGTTAATGACAGGAGACACCTACACAGCTCACGCCGGAGCCAAGTTCCCCATCAAGTGGACCGCTCCCGAGAGTCTGGCCTACAACAAGTTCTCCATTAAGTCTGACGTCTGGG CATTCGGTGTGCTGCTGTGGGAGATCGCCACCTACGGCATGTCTCCTTACCCCGGCATTGACCTGTCCCAGGTCTACGAGCTGCTGGAGAAAGACTATCGTATGGACCGACCCGAGGGCTGCCCCGAGAAGGTCTACGAGCTCATGAGGGCCT GTTGGAGGTGGAACCCTTCAGAACGCCCCTCCTTTGCTGAAACACACCAAGCTTTTGAAACCATGTTCCAGGAGTCCAGCATTTCTGATG AGGTGGAAAAGGAGCTGGGCAAGAAAGGGAAGAAGTCGACATTAGGCCCCACCCAGAAAGCTCCAGAGCTGCCCACCAAGACCAGAACCCTCCGCAAGAACATGGACAACCGGGATGGAGACAGTCCAG ACCCAACAGACCCAGAGACAGCTGTGTCATCACCCATGCTTCCCAGGAAAGCGCGTCCCCTCCTGGACAACAACCTGAATGAGGATGACCGCTTGCTACccaaagacaaagacaaggacAAGACCCGCGGCAGTGGTCTCCTCAGCCTcatcaagaaaaagaaaaagaacgcACCAGCTCCGCCCAAACGCAGCTCCTCTTTCAGAGAGATGGACGTCCACCATGACAGGAGGGGCGTGACTCCAGATCTTAGGGATACTGACAACTTCAACAATGGTGCATCTCTGGCCATTAATGACAACACGCATGGCCATGACTCCTCTAAGTTCCTGAATACTAACAATAATGGGCCAGGGGGCATGACCAACGGGGCTCCTACCTACCCAGGACCATTATTCCCCAGGAAGAAGGGAGCTCCTGCTGTGCCTGGCCCAGGAGGCAAGGCAGCTACCACACCACCAAGCGAGGAGGAATCCATGTCCAACTCCAAGCGTTTTCTCTGGTCCTCTAGCATGCCCTCTGGCTCGAATGGTAAAGAATGGAGGTCTGTCACCCTGCCACGAGACTTGGGCCAGCGCCACTTTGACTCAGGTACCTTTGGGGGCAAGCCAGCTCTGCCGCGCAAGAGAACCAGTGAGCAGAAAGGGGAGAACACCCCTCGGATGGGCACCCTGACGCCACCACCACGTCTGACCACCTCATCAGACGTTTCCTCTGCCTTCTTAGGCAAAGACACTGATCCCAGCCCTGGTTCCAGTCCTCAGGCTTTAACACCTAAGGTGGTCAGGAGACCAGGTTTACCGGGGCTGGAGAATTCCAAAACCAGCGCTCTGCACGCCGAGCTCCTCAAGCCCAATGTGTTCCCCGCTATGGGTGCAGCTGGAGAAGAGTGCAGGGCCCGCAGGAACAAGCACGCTGGGGACTCCTCATCTGTcagggaaagaggaaagataCAGAAACCCAAGCCAGCCCCGCCTCCGCCACCCACCAATTCCAAAACGGGCAAGATCTCCCGCAGCCCCACTCAAGATCTCCCTTCCCCCTCGTCCACCACTTCAGACTTCAAAGCTAAGGGTCTCCCCTCCGTCTCAGAGCCCCACCACACAACCACTGCCAGTGACCAAGCCCGTTCAGCACTCAGTGAGGGCTCCAAGAAGCTGCCTCTGGGCTCCACTTCCAAACCTCAACCGTTgaagacctcctcctcctccccctcagtgTCCACCTCCCTCTCTAGCCAGAGTCTAGgaggcttctcctcctccctctcctctcccggCGATCAGAGCTCGCCCACCGCTTTCATCCCCTTAGTGAACACTCGACGTTCCCTCCGCAAGACTGCGCCCCGCCAGGCCTCTGAGCGCACCCCCAACTCAGCCGTGACGCGCGAAATGGTGCTGGAGGGCACCGAGCTGCTCCGGGCTGCCATTTGCCGCAACTCGGAGCAGACTGGCAGCCACAGCGCTGTGCTGGAGGCCGGCAAGAACCTGTCGAAATACTGCGTGAGCTACGTCGACTCCATCCAACAGATGAGGAACAAGTTCGCCTTCCGCGAGGCCATCAACAAGCTTGAGTGCAGCCTGCGGGAGCTGCAAATCTGCCCCACTGCCACAGGGGGCGCCAATTCACAGCAGGACTTCAGCAAGCTGCTGTCCTCTGTCAAAGAAATCAGTGACATCGTTCAGAGGTAG